A stretch of Arthrobacter sp. NEB 688 DNA encodes these proteins:
- a CDS encoding MaoC family dehydratase N-terminal domain-containing protein: protein MAVNPDFVGRTYPPSGPYPVDAALIAAFAAAVGSSDPVHTDPEAARAAGYADVVAPPTMAVRFAQASDRAYVADPEAGIDYSRVVHGEQRFVHHRPITAGDEVVGTLTVDAVRQAGGHSMVTTRTELATTGGEALATCTSTIVVRGGED, encoded by the coding sequence ATGGCCGTTAACCCCGACTTCGTCGGACGCACCTACCCGCCGAGCGGGCCCTACCCCGTCGACGCCGCCCTCATCGCCGCGTTCGCCGCGGCCGTGGGCTCGAGCGACCCGGTCCACACCGACCCCGAGGCCGCCCGCGCGGCCGGGTACGCCGACGTGGTCGCGCCGCCGACGATGGCCGTGCGCTTCGCACAGGCCTCGGACCGCGCCTACGTCGCCGACCCGGAGGCCGGCATCGACTACAGCCGGGTCGTCCACGGCGAGCAGCGGTTCGTCCACCACCGCCCGATCACGGCCGGCGACGAGGTCGTCGGCACCCTGACCGTCGACGCCGTCCGCCAGGCCGGCGGCCACTCGATGGTCACCACCCGGACCGAGCTCGCGACGACCGGCGGCGAGGCGCTCGCGACGTGCACCTCGACCATCGTCGTCCGGGGAGGGGAGGACTGA
- the rpmG gene encoding 50S ribosomal protein L33, producing the protein MAKATDVRPKITLACTECKERNYITKKNRRNDPDRLELAKFCPRCKKHTAHRETR; encoded by the coding sequence ATGGCCAAGGCCACCGACGTCCGCCCCAAGATCACGCTGGCGTGCACGGAGTGCAAGGAGCGCAACTACATCACCAAGAAGAACCGGCGCAACGACCCCGACCGGCTCGAGCTGGCCAAGTTCTGCCCGCGCTGCAAGAAGCACACCGCGCACCGCGAGACCCGCTGA
- a CDS encoding MaoC family dehydratase, producing the protein MAVRTLESVAVGDTVGPVTVPVGRETLVAYANASGDQNPIHQDESFARSVGLPDVIAHGMWTMGAAGTVVSEWAGDAGRVVEYGTRFTKPVVVPATGAELVVQGVVKALDPETRRATVELTATSEGQKVLGRCIAVVRLD; encoded by the coding sequence ATGGCCGTCCGCACGCTGGAGTCCGTCGCCGTCGGCGACACCGTCGGGCCGGTCACCGTCCCGGTCGGCCGCGAGACGCTCGTCGCCTACGCGAACGCCTCGGGGGACCAGAACCCCATCCACCAGGACGAGTCCTTCGCGCGCTCCGTCGGCCTCCCCGACGTCATCGCCCACGGGATGTGGACGATGGGCGCCGCCGGCACGGTCGTCTCCGAGTGGGCCGGCGACGCCGGTCGCGTCGTCGAGTACGGCACGCGCTTCACCAAGCCCGTCGTCGTGCCGGCCACGGGGGCCGAGCTCGTCGTCCAGGGCGTCGTCAAGGCGCTCGACCCCGAGACCCGCCGGGCGACGGTCGAGCTGACCGCCACGAGCGAGGGCCAGAAGGTCCTCGGCCGGTGCATCGCCGTGGTCCGCCTCGACTGA